A single genomic interval of Salinarchaeum sp. IM2453 harbors:
- the purF gene encoding amidophosphoribosyltransferase: MHEKCGVVGVSLAEQDAARPLYYALYALQHRGQESAGIATHDGFQQYDHVDVGLVGEVFDPDDIESLNGTNGIGHVRYPTSGGLGACCAQPFSVSFKSGSLALSHNGNLVNADEIRDELAELGHAFTSNGDTEVIAHDLARNLLEEDLVRAVKHTVQRIHGSYSLTIMHDDTVIGVRDPRGNRPLVIGQVDDGYILASESAAIDTLDGELVRDVRPGEMIVLEDEGDGFDSYQLVTKDTHAHCFFEDVYFARPDSVIDDQLVYEARRQLGRALWEQEGVDTDVVIPVPDSGRAFASGYAEAAQDEGKYVEFAEGLMKNRYVGRTFIMPTQDQRERAVRLKLNPIKSTVEGKSVTLIDDSIVRGTTSTQLIDIINDAGADSVHVRIGSPAIRAPCYLGIDMASRDELIAAGKSVEEVREKIGADSLAYISADAVAETLNKADTDLCFGCVTGEYPYDIEGEPADRDVSRPQVDQL, encoded by the coding sequence ATGCACGAAAAATGCGGTGTCGTAGGCGTCTCCCTTGCGGAACAGGACGCTGCTCGACCGCTATATTACGCATTGTACGCTCTGCAACATCGTGGACAGGAATCCGCAGGTATTGCGACTCACGATGGCTTTCAGCAGTATGACCACGTTGATGTGGGCCTCGTCGGTGAAGTGTTTGATCCTGATGACATCGAGTCATTGAATGGCACTAATGGGATTGGTCATGTCCGATACCCGACATCGGGCGGCCTTGGGGCATGCTGTGCGCAACCGTTTTCTGTTTCGTTTAAGAGTGGATCGTTAGCGCTTTCTCATAATGGCAATCTTGTAAATGCCGATGAGATCAGAGATGAGTTGGCAGAACTTGGACATGCATTCACGAGCAACGGAGATACCGAGGTCATTGCTCATGACCTTGCTCGCAATCTCTTAGAAGAAGACTTGGTTCGCGCTGTTAAGCATACTGTACAGCGCATTCATGGATCTTACTCGTTGACAATAATGCATGATGATACGGTCATTGGTGTCCGGGATCCCCGAGGCAATCGACCACTTGTAATTGGTCAGGTTGATGACGGTTATATACTTGCTTCAGAATCAGCTGCAATTGATACGCTTGATGGCGAACTGGTTCGCGATGTTCGTCCAGGCGAAATGATCGTACTTGAGGATGAAGGAGACGGATTTGATTCATATCAGCTGGTAACAAAAGACACGCATGCTCACTGTTTCTTTGAAGATGTCTACTTTGCTCGTCCTGATTCAGTAATTGATGATCAATTGGTCTATGAAGCCCGCCGACAGCTTGGAAGGGCCTTGTGGGAACAGGAGGGTGTTGATACTGACGTTGTAATCCCTGTGCCAGACTCCGGTCGAGCATTTGCAAGCGGTTATGCTGAGGCAGCACAAGATGAAGGTAAATATGTTGAATTTGCTGAGGGTCTGATGAAAAACAGATACGTTGGCCGAACATTTATTATGCCGACTCAAGACCAGAGAGAGCGTGCTGTCCGACTTAAACTAAATCCGATCAAAAGCACAGTCGAGGGGAAATCGGTGACACTCATTGACGATTCGATTGTTCGTGGAACGACGTCGACACAACTTATTGATATCATTAACGACGCCGGAGCGGATTCTGTACATGTTCGCATTGGGTCACCAGCGATTCGAGCACCATGCTATCTCGGTATAGACATGGCCAGTCGTGATGAACTTATTGCCGCAGGTAAGTCCGTCGAGGAGGTCCGTGAGAAGATTGGTGCTGATTCTTTAGCATACATCTCAGCTGATGCAGTAGCTGAAACGCTCAATAAGGCAGATACGGATCTCTGTTTCGGTTGTGTCACCGGAGAATATCCATACGATATCGAAGGTGAACCTGCTGACCGAGATGTGTCAAGACCTCAAGTTGATCAATTATAG
- a CDS encoding 50S ribosomal protein L37e translates to MTKGTSGQGKKNKNIHVKCRRCGEKSYHVKKDRCSSCGFGKSSKRRDYEWESKSGE, encoded by the coding sequence ATGACGAAGGGAACTTCGGGACAAGGAAAGAAAAACAAGAACATCCATGTCAAATGTCGTCGCTGTGGTGAAAAATCATACCACGTTAAAAAAGACCGATGCTCCTCTTGTGGCTTCGGTAAGTCGAGTAAGCGACGCGACTACGAGTGGGAGTCAAAATCTGGCGAGTAG
- a CDS encoding SDR family oxidoreductase: protein MSSKSDTTSSSAPNKTVLITGCSSGIGQETAKWFNDRGWHVCATARIVDDIQQLKESGCDAYQLDVTDPDEIENVISQVLADNGQINCLVNNAGYGQFGPVEEVPTTSLHEQFDVNVYGPHRLTRTVLPHMRERGSGTIINISSVAGRVALPSAGTYCASKHALETLSDALRPEVEPYGIDVVVVEPGLVDTRFPQRITEDLDVLEQTGAYDWFYQALSKFESLDGWGKAIPPENVAQTIYQAATVDNPNPRYPVGTTASVGILTRHVPAAIRDKIFRVLQSVLN, encoded by the coding sequence ATGTCGTCTAAATCCGATACTACGTCGTCCTCTGCTCCTAATAAGACTGTACTTATTACCGGATGCTCTTCTGGGATTGGTCAAGAAACTGCGAAATGGTTCAATGATCGGGGATGGCATGTTTGTGCAACTGCCCGTATAGTTGATGATATACAGCAACTCAAAGAGAGTGGGTGTGATGCATATCAACTTGATGTTACAGATCCCGACGAGATAGAGAATGTTATTTCACAGGTGCTTGCCGATAATGGTCAAATTAACTGTTTAGTCAACAATGCCGGTTATGGACAGTTTGGTCCTGTTGAAGAAGTACCAACTACATCTCTCCATGAACAGTTTGACGTCAACGTGTACGGACCTCACCGTCTGACCCGGACTGTCCTTCCACACATGCGAGAACGGGGCAGTGGAACAATCATCAATATTTCGTCTGTTGCTGGACGGGTCGCATTACCAAGTGCAGGTACATACTGTGCGTCCAAACATGCATTAGAAACGCTAAGTGATGCCCTTCGGCCTGAGGTTGAACCTTATGGCATTGATGTTGTGGTTGTGGAACCTGGCCTTGTTGACACCCGATTCCCACAGCGAATTACGGAAGATCTCGATGTTCTTGAGCAGACTGGTGCCTATGACTGGTTTTATCAAGCCTTGTCCAAGTTTGAATCGCTAGACGGTTGGGGAAAAGCCATTCCTCCCGAGAACGTTGCCCAAACGATCTATCAGGCCGCCACTGTTGACAATCCTAATCCTCGGTATCCCGTTGGTACTACCGCTTCGGTTGGGATTCTCACAAGACACGTGCCCGCTGCCATCCGTGATAAAATCTTCCGTGTTCTACAATCTGTTCTTAATTAG
- a CDS encoding DUF368 domain-containing protein, protein MRSLVSVYLKGIAMGAADSLPGVSGGTIALIVGIYDRLVQAISSLRPDPLRHILSLHRAKSRSAFIAEIRGMEVPFLLALGAGIATAFIFAAEILTAAFAHYEVQLYGFFVGLIAASAVLIGKELYWTPQRLLAGGVSIGVVVLISVVTVTAASPALWLVFLSGTVAVSAMVLPGISGALLLIILGQYEYLLGELQAFLQGIRTLAANDVAEHGVVVVTFCIGALIGLFTVAHLVDRALTRDRYMTLAVLVGLMIGGIYTPLSVTITGIDSGGIAIQVLVAAGFGVGTIVAFDWATGDVSYTEAN, encoded by the coding sequence ATGCGATCATTGGTATCTGTTTATTTGAAGGGTATTGCGATGGGAGCAGCAGACAGTTTGCCAGGTGTGTCTGGTGGAACGATTGCCCTCATCGTCGGCATCTATGATCGCTTGGTACAAGCGATTTCATCGCTGAGGCCAGATCCTCTTCGCCATATACTATCCCTTCACAGAGCTAAGTCTAGGTCCGCATTCATTGCGGAGATACGAGGAATGGAAGTTCCCTTCTTATTGGCACTGGGAGCAGGGATTGCAACAGCGTTCATATTTGCAGCAGAGATTCTAACGGCTGCATTTGCTCACTATGAGGTACAACTGTATGGCTTCTTTGTTGGATTAATTGCAGCTTCAGCAGTGTTAATCGGGAAAGAATTGTATTGGACACCTCAACGGTTGCTAGCAGGTGGGGTGAGTATCGGTGTTGTCGTGTTAATATCAGTAGTCACAGTTACTGCGGCGTCACCTGCTTTGTGGCTCGTTTTTCTCTCGGGAACGGTTGCCGTTAGCGCGATGGTTCTCCCTGGGATATCTGGGGCGCTGCTATTGATAATCCTTGGACAGTATGAATATCTACTCGGGGAATTACAGGCTTTTCTACAGGGGATTCGTACGCTGGCAGCCAATGATGTAGCAGAACACGGCGTCGTCGTTGTAACATTTTGCATCGGCGCTCTTATTGGGCTGTTTACTGTGGCGCACCTTGTTGACCGAGCATTAACCCGGGATCGGTATATGACGCTTGCAGTACTCGTTGGGCTTATGATTGGCGGGATATATACTCCGCTGTCAGTTACGATAACCGGAATTGACTCCGGAGGAATAGCGATTCAGGTACTAGTTGCCGCTGGATTTGGGGTTGGAACAATTGTAGCATTTGATTGGGCGACAGGAGATGTTTCATATACTGAAGCAAATTGA
- a CDS encoding DDE-type integrase/transposase/recombinase translates to MPTNRTFVDRSYEAIRQWFHRLKHLFEPDCRDRQEAAVDETKINIDGEEYYVWAAVDCETLEVLSVEVSPGRSSLDALLFLRDVLERCRGRPLVRADRGPWYDWPLELLDCEYERETWGNRSLIVAWFGIFKYRTRRFYHRFPFHSTASSTRSWLTAFAALHNATL, encoded by the coding sequence ATACCGACGAATCGAACGTTCGTTGACCGCTCATATGAGGCGATCAGACAATGGTTTCATCGGCTCAAGCACCTTTTCGAGCCTGACTGCCGGGATCGACAAGAAGCTGCCGTCGACGAGACGAAAATTAACATCGACGGCGAAGAGTACTACGTCTGGGCGGCAGTCGATTGTGAGACGCTCGAAGTGCTTTCCGTTGAGGTCTCTCCCGGCCGATCAAGTCTCGACGCGCTTCTGTTTTTGAGGGACGTTCTCGAGCGGTGCCGCGGTCGCCCGCTGGTGCGGGCCGACCGCGGCCCATGGTACGACTGGCCGCTCGAACTCTTAGACTGCGAGTACGAACGTGAAACGTGGGGAAATCGGTCGCTGATCGTAGCGTGGTTCGGGATCTTCAAGTACCGAACCAGACGGTTCTACCACCGATTTCCCTTCCATAGCACCGCCAGCTCCACCAGATCGTGGCTTACAGCCTTTGCCGCTCTCCACAATGCGACGCTCTAA
- a CDS encoding sugar phosphate isomerase/epimerase, whose product MQFGLTVGDSINRIEQTADPFDFVEFGLTELSPNCNEQRLSHVLTQCDADLCVHLPFKQVLSTPVPEINEAIIAHQSRLLSWAGELGAKKAVLHGAVRDPYDTDQRSTFASQLEAVVEAGQNAGVEVVVENVGHQRNGMQLSVLGDLAEQVDASVCFDVGHAYMEEGNDGIDRFLKYHGDLISHLHVHDARRRGDTHIPIGAGEIDYSIVTDRLSDFDGTVAVEVFTDDLPLLVDSADRAASALGSDRNLSLP is encoded by the coding sequence ATGCAATTTGGGCTGACGGTCGGCGATTCAATTAATCGCATCGAGCAGACAGCGGACCCTTTTGATTTTGTTGAGTTTGGTCTAACTGAGCTTTCACCGAATTGCAATGAACAACGGCTTTCTCATGTTCTTACTCAGTGCGACGCCGATCTATGTGTTCACCTTCCATTTAAACAGGTTCTTTCTACACCAGTTCCTGAAATTAATGAGGCTATTATTGCTCACCAGTCTCGATTACTTTCGTGGGCAGGTGAACTTGGAGCAAAAAAGGCCGTTCTTCATGGCGCGGTTAGGGATCCGTATGATACAGATCAACGGAGTACATTTGCCTCCCAGCTTGAAGCTGTTGTTGAGGCTGGACAAAATGCTGGGGTTGAGGTTGTAGTTGAGAATGTAGGCCATCAACGAAACGGCATGCAACTATCTGTTCTGGGCGATCTTGCCGAACAGGTTGATGCCTCCGTATGCTTTGATGTTGGACACGCGTACATGGAAGAGGGGAATGACGGAATTGATCGATTTCTTAAGTACCATGGTGATTTAATCTCTCATTTACACGTACATGATGCCCGCCGTCGGGGGGATACTCATATCCCAATTGGTGCTGGTGAAATTGACTATTCGATTGTTACTGATCGACTTTCAGACTTTGACGGCACTGTTGCGGTTGAGGTGTTTACTGATGACCTCCCATTGTTGGTTGATTCAGCTGACCGAGCTGCATCTGCGTTAGGCTCCGATCGAAACCTAAGCCTCCCTTGA
- a CDS encoding helix-turn-helix transcriptional regulator has translation MHDLTGFQRDLLYVIAGKDNPHGLALKSELEEYYGKEINHGRLYPNLDTLVKKGLVEKGTIDDRTNSYAVTQRGEREIDARRDWEEDYVDLT, from the coding sequence ATGCACGATTTAACAGGATTTCAGCGTGACCTGTTGTATGTGATCGCTGGTAAGGACAATCCTCATGGACTCGCTCTCAAAAGCGAACTTGAAGAGTACTATGGGAAAGAGATTAACCACGGTCGTTTGTATCCAAATCTTGATACCCTAGTAAAGAAGGGCTTAGTCGAGAAAGGAACAATTGACGATCGAACTAACTCATACGCTGTTACGCAGCGAGGTGAACGAGAAATCGACGCTCGTCGCGATTGGGAAGAAGACTACGTAGACCTCACATAA
- a CDS encoding aminotransferase class V-fold PLP-dependent enzyme: MDLLELRRQIPALDETIYFNTGATGPIPESVAARSETATREQKSTAIGNEGAYQYSFSVFDETRSAVADFLQAAPQSIALTQSTADGINRAATAINWKDGDVIVRSDTEHPAGSLPWLRLQEQYDLEIRTVPTQGGHIDREAYIDAVSDAKLVCISSVCWLTGARRDVGSLVDIASDAGAITMIDAVQSIGQLPVDVTQWGADIVAASGHKWLLGLWGSGILYINPGLLDQLHPSHVGYRGITDLTDTSYQLKETAEQFEIGTTAIAPYAGLQESISVVDRIGIKSIQNQIHNLTDQLKSAITNSRLRSPREYESGLVSIAVDNPAEVVDYLADQNIRVRSLPTDDRIRVSVHAFNTSSDIEKFVSTFEDAIA; the protein is encoded by the coding sequence ATGGATTTGCTAGAGTTACGTAGACAAATTCCTGCACTAGACGAAACAATCTATTTCAATACTGGTGCAACAGGTCCGATTCCAGAATCTGTCGCTGCTCGTTCGGAGACAGCGACTAGAGAGCAAAAGTCAACTGCAATCGGAAACGAGGGTGCATATCAGTATAGTTTTTCAGTCTTTGACGAGACTCGATCAGCTGTTGCAGATTTTCTCCAAGCGGCTCCTCAATCTATTGCATTGACACAGAGTACTGCAGATGGGATTAACCGTGCTGCCACAGCGATCAATTGGAAAGATGGTGATGTCATTGTTCGATCGGATACAGAGCACCCGGCAGGTTCTCTTCCATGGCTTCGACTTCAGGAACAATATGATCTAGAGATTCGGACTGTACCAACACAAGGTGGGCACATTGATCGAGAGGCCTATATCGATGCTGTATCAGATGCTAAGCTGGTCTGCATTAGCTCAGTTTGTTGGTTAACCGGCGCAAGACGTGATGTTGGATCACTTGTCGACATTGCATCTGATGCAGGAGCTATCACTATGATTGATGCAGTCCAATCTATCGGTCAACTCCCAGTTGATGTTACACAGTGGGGTGCCGATATTGTTGCAGCATCAGGACATAAGTGGCTTCTTGGGCTCTGGGGATCCGGTATTCTCTACATTAATCCGGGACTCCTCGACCAATTGCATCCGTCCCATGTCGGGTATCGAGGAATTACAGATCTTACCGATACATCGTACCAACTTAAGGAAACAGCTGAGCAATTTGAAATTGGTACTACAGCAATTGCCCCCTACGCCGGGCTACAGGAGTCAATTTCAGTTGTCGATCGCATTGGCATCAAATCTATTCAGAATCAAATCCATAATTTAACTGATCAGCTTAAATCTGCAATTACTAATTCCCGCCTTCGGTCTCCCAGAGAATACGAATCTGGTCTCGTAAGTATTGCTGTTGACAATCCGGCAGAGGTGGTAGATTATCTGGCTGACCAAAATATTCGTGTTCGGTCTCTTCCAACAGACGATAGGATCCGTGTCTCTGTACATGCATTCAATACTTCCTCTGACATTGAGAAATTTGTCTCTACTTTTGAGGATGCTATAGCATAA
- a CDS encoding RNA-guided endonuclease TnpB family protein yields the protein MQSSKLTQTLSFGLDIDTGSGDDLQTGCLEARRIRNETNRLDRQGWEWDDIKSVVVNNADHVNNTTQLIVDKALGEIETYHEHKDDGWGRPYPYIDESYPMVMNHGEGYRLFPQDDGTVRFRITATKGTHVKGDLRGSPDHFDRLQTAFNDKEWRVGTAEVVHKHDEWRLHVTVTHETHHVASKHDADTIIGVDVNEDCIALVAMSRSGSVRGSVVFEYPSVKEQRHEFFTKRKRMQKAGQTAFETVFQSEERDYVHDRLHKVSREVVDWISQFSAPVIVFEDLKDMRESIDYGTRVNRRLHSLPFAALQEMVSYKAAWEGIPSDAVDPEYTSQRCPRTECQHTERANRQKKRFKCKRCEFQDHADRKAAVCVVQEWLDEQYGTVPPLETLPRVRTVRRAASGAGGGPDSHGHDLCSGIHRHGTSAQPEMGAREELKSVASAVQD from the coding sequence GTGCAGTCGTCGAAACTCACCCAAACCTTGTCGTTCGGACTAGACATTGATACGGGGAGTGGCGACGACCTGCAAACCGGCTGTCTTGAGGCCCGCCGCATCCGCAACGAAACCAACCGCCTCGACCGACAAGGGTGGGAGTGGGATGACATCAAATCGGTCGTCGTGAATAACGCCGATCACGTCAACAATACCACCCAACTTATCGTTGACAAGGCACTCGGTGAAATCGAAACCTACCACGAACACAAAGACGACGGCTGGGGACGTCCCTACCCATACATCGACGAGTCGTACCCGATGGTGATGAACCACGGCGAAGGCTACCGTCTGTTCCCCCAAGACGACGGGACGGTTCGATTCCGTATCACTGCCACAAAAGGTACCCACGTCAAAGGCGACCTTCGTGGCAGCCCAGACCACTTCGACCGACTCCAAACTGCATTCAACGACAAAGAGTGGCGGGTTGGAACCGCTGAAGTCGTTCACAAACACGATGAGTGGCGACTGCACGTCACAGTCACGCACGAGACTCATCACGTCGCCAGCAAGCATGATGCAGACACGATTATCGGCGTGGATGTGAACGAAGACTGTATTGCACTTGTTGCGATGAGTCGGAGTGGTTCGGTGAGAGGCTCCGTTGTGTTCGAGTATCCGTCGGTGAAAGAGCAGCGCCACGAGTTTTTCACCAAGCGAAAGCGGATGCAGAAGGCCGGGCAGACTGCGTTTGAGACAGTCTTCCAATCAGAAGAACGGGACTACGTTCACGATCGCCTGCACAAGGTATCGCGGGAAGTAGTCGATTGGATCTCGCAGTTTTCGGCTCCAGTAATCGTCTTTGAAGACCTCAAAGACATGCGAGAGTCCATCGACTACGGAACGCGAGTGAACCGTCGCCTTCACTCACTGCCGTTCGCAGCTCTCCAAGAGATGGTATCGTACAAAGCTGCGTGGGAAGGGATTCCTTCAGACGCTGTTGATCCGGAGTACACGAGTCAGCGATGTCCACGAACGGAGTGCCAGCACACAGAACGAGCGAATCGACAGAAGAAGCGATTCAAATGCAAACGGTGTGAGTTCCAAGATCACGCTGATCGGAAGGCGGCGGTATGCGTTGTGCAGGAGTGGTTAGACGAACAGTATGGAACTGTGCCGCCTCTCGAAACCCTTCCACGAGTTCGGACGGTGAGACGGGCGGCATCGGGGGCTGGTGGAGGCCCCGACTCTCACGGACACGATTTGTGTTCGGGTATTCACCGACACGGAACGTCGGCGCAACCAGAGATGGGAGCGCGGGAGGAATTAAAGTCCGTTGCGTCAGCAGTGCAGGACTAA
- a CDS encoding NRDE family protein: protein MCTHIYAWRVYDEVPLCVAANRDETLSRPFKTPHVWNSTPSIFAPKDTDEGGTWIGYNKERVLIGMTNRWLNSEGRRSRGLLVRDCLKKKSAKRAVDYAQSELKQEQYRPFHLVCADDQSFYTITHNGEGSATTVRRDPGIYVAENVGFGGEWFIPLHRAKKAKNQIESAKKIYERMTTPVPATCTEWKDIAKTVLQDHKYGACRHGDGYGTKSSSIITVGETINYYFAEGSPCKSNYKSISVPFS from the coding sequence GTGTGTACGCATATTTACGCATGGAGGGTTTATGATGAAGTTCCGCTATGTGTTGCTGCAAACCGGGATGAAACACTCTCTCGTCCATTCAAAACGCCTCATGTGTGGAATAGCACCCCATCAATCTTTGCACCGAAAGATACAGACGAGGGGGGCACTTGGATCGGTTATAATAAAGAAAGGGTATTGATAGGCATGACAAACCGATGGCTCAATTCGGAAGGCCGCCGGTCTAGAGGACTCCTGGTCAGGGACTGTCTAAAAAAGAAGTCAGCGAAGAGAGCAGTTGATTATGCTCAATCCGAACTTAAACAAGAACAGTATCGCCCATTTCATCTCGTCTGTGCGGACGACCAGTCATTCTATACAATCACACATAATGGTGAGGGTTCAGCAACCACGGTAAGACGTGATCCTGGAATATATGTAGCAGAAAACGTTGGATTTGGGGGCGAGTGGTTTATTCCACTTCACCGTGCGAAGAAGGCTAAAAACCAAATTGAAAGCGCAAAGAAAATATATGAAAGGATGACCACACCGGTACCAGCAACATGTACTGAGTGGAAGGATATAGCAAAAACAGTATTACAAGATCATAAGTACGGAGCATGTCGTCACGGGGATGGATACGGTACAAAGTCATCTTCAATAATCACGGTCGGTGAAACTATTAACTATTATTTTGCTGAAGGGTCTCCATGTAAATCCAATTATAAATCTATCTCCGTGCCATTTAGCTAA
- a CDS encoding IS6 family transposase, giving the protein MLFEELQLDITDSSDVEFLDSDRTRTPAWLIRLTCAAHAGAASLAECRDLCEWFGVERRRATIHHWYQAYAEYYDQDFTAEPDRIAVDEKQIQLENEQKAWLYAAIDVDTKVVLHAQLSWHRGRDPAEQFLDELKEKHRVSDAEFLVDGMGYLTALARTDLSGELNYTDRNMVEKLFQTYTMRIKRFHETWNGSQASAERWLTAYTAYYNHHRSHQALDNQPPVEALKQRGSI; this is encoded by the coding sequence ATGCTCTTCGAAGAACTCCAACTAGACATAACGGATTCTTCGGATGTGGAGTTTTTGGATAGTGATCGGACGCGCACGCCAGCCTGGTTGATCAGGCTGACGTGTGCTGCTCACGCCGGAGCCGCCTCGTTAGCCGAGTGTCGAGATCTCTGTGAGTGGTTCGGCGTCGAACGACGCCGAGCCACGATCCATCACTGGTACCAAGCCTACGCCGAGTACTACGATCAGGACTTCACCGCTGAACCAGATCGTATCGCTGTCGATGAAAAGCAAATTCAGCTTGAAAATGAACAGAAAGCGTGGCTCTACGCTGCAATCGATGTAGATACGAAAGTCGTGCTCCACGCACAACTTTCGTGGCACAGAGGCCGTGATCCTGCTGAACAGTTTTTAGACGAACTGAAAGAGAAACACCGTGTCTCCGACGCGGAGTTTCTCGTCGATGGCATGGGCTACCTCACCGCGCTTGCTCGGACTGATCTGAGTGGTGAGCTCAACTATACTGACCGCAACATGGTCGAAAAACTCTTTCAGACCTATACGATGCGAATCAAACGCTTTCACGAAACGTGGAACGGCAGTCAAGCCAGCGCCGAGCGCTGGCTGACTGCCTACACTGCCTACTATAATCACCATCGCAGCCACCAAGCACTCGACAATCAACCGCCAGTTGAAGCACTCAAACAGCGAGGGTCAATCTAG
- a CDS encoding SRPBCC family protein, producing the protein MRTVELAEKVSASPVRIDSHLDPPTIIEYEGSFEVVDFEEKDEEWYVTAGSSGLRLNFRFESLENGYYYELKEDQPLEKMKTTLQYQQSGNGTEISITSAVRMGRWPAAVTDRVAAWKRKGELNRMLEHLHEEFNG; encoded by the coding sequence ATGCGTACTGTCGAGTTGGCTGAAAAAGTGTCCGCCTCTCCGGTAAGAATTGATTCACATTTGGATCCTCCGACAATTATTGAATATGAAGGGAGTTTCGAAGTAGTTGATTTCGAAGAGAAAGATGAAGAGTGGTATGTCACTGCTGGGTCGTCTGGACTGCGTTTGAATTTTCGATTTGAGTCACTTGAGAATGGTTACTACTATGAACTTAAAGAAGACCAACCACTTGAAAAAATGAAAACAACCCTGCAATACCAACAATCTGGAAACGGGACAGAGATTTCGATTACATCAGCAGTTCGAATGGGGCGATGGCCAGCTGCGGTAACGGACCGTGTTGCCGCATGGAAGCGAAAGGGCGAATTAAATCGGATGTTAGAGCATCTTCACGAAGAGTTCAACGGGTAA